One Vigna unguiculata cultivar IT97K-499-35 chromosome 7, ASM411807v1, whole genome shotgun sequence genomic region harbors:
- the LOC114189460 gene encoding tyrosine-protein phosphatase DSP3-like, with amino-acid sequence MVVEVLITEEEDEVVVAPTNFSMVEEGIFRSSFPRSSNFSFLETLNLRSVVYLCPEPYPQQNLQFLQSQNIKFFHFGIEGKTDLSVPAIKHLILEAVKVLIDVRNHPVLVHCNQGKHRTGCVVGCLRKLQSWCLSSVFEEYKKFAGAKSRTTELSFIETVDLLNLRKCLNSIIYQYLGHSSKKRKLLYRDDNLLKFHFTSV; translated from the exons ATGGTGGTGGAAGTGTTGATAACAGAGGAAGAAGACGAAGTTGTGGTTGCTCCAACCAACTTTTCAATGGTGGAAGAGGGTATTTTTCGCTCCAGTTTCCCTCGATCTTCAAATttctcttttcttgaaactctcaATCTTCGTTCCGTCGT ATATTTGTGCCCCGAACCCTATCCACAGCAAAATCTACAGTTTCTTCAATCACAAAATATTAAGTTCTTCCACTTTGGTATCGAAGGCAAAACG GATCTTTCTGTGCCTGCAATTAAGCATTTGATCTTGGAGGCCGTCAAAGTTTTAATTG ACGTGAGAAATCACCCAGTTCTAGTCCACTGTAATCAAGGAAag CATCGAACTGGTTGTGTTGTTGGATGCTTGAGAAAATTGCAGAGTTGGTGTTTATCTTCTGTGTTCGAGGAGTACAAGAAATTTGCTGGTGCTAAATCCAGAACAACAGAATTAAGTTTCATAGAAACGGTTGATCTCTTAAACCTGAGAAAGTGTCTTAACAGCATCATATACCAATACCTAGGACATTCTTCAAAGAAACGCAAGTTGCTGTATAGAGATGATAATTTACTCAAGTTCCACTTCACATCAGTTTAA
- the LOC114192224 gene encoding zinc finger CCCH domain-containing protein ZFN-like, whose amino-acid sequence MEKKKLNLIIPNPQPHGIIPRRNSPISQGQGSLWMMNLRSGETMDSGAYPERPGEPDCSYYIRTGLCRFGATCRFNHPPNRKLAIATARMIGEFPERIGQPECQYYLKTGTCKFGATCKFHHPKDQAGIAGRVALNTLGYPLRPNEPECTYYLRTGQCKFGNTCKFHHPQPSNMMLSLQDSSVYPTVHSPTTPGQQSYAGGITNWSRASYIPSPRWQGPSSYAPLILPQGVVSVPGWSAYGGQVGSISTSDSHQQAMRNGQTYGTSRQSELANAGSPGAYSQYRSGTVPVGFYALQRENIFPERPGQPECQFYMKTGDCKFGAVCRFHHPSERLIPAPDCVLSPMGLPLRPGEPLCVFYSRYGICKFGPSCKFDHPMGIFTYNISASPSADAPSRHLLRSSSGTAALNLSSEGLGESSSAATPRRLSLSETRQIPSGDDDIDDDG is encoded by the exons atggagaagaagaagctCAACCTCATCATCCCTAATCCTCAACCTCATGGAATCATTCCACGCCGCAATTCCCCAATCTCTCAAGgacaag GTTCACTGTGGATGATGAATTTGAGGAGTGGCGAAACAATGGATTCTGGAGCTTATCCGGAGCGTCCAGGGGAGCCAGACTGTTCATATTACATCAGAACTGGACTCTGTAGATTTGGTGCAACGTGTCGATTTAATCATCCTCCTAACAGGAAGCTG GCTATTGCCACTGCAAGGATGATAGGCGAGTTCCCAGAAAGAATAGGACAACCAGAATGTCAG TACTATCTGAAGACAGGAACTTGCAAATTTGGCGCTACATGCAAATTTCATCATCCTAAAGACCAGGCTGGGATTGCTGGAAGAGTTGCCTTAAATACTTTAGGCTATCCGCTCCGACCt AATGAGCCTGAATGCACTTATTATTTGAGAACAGGACAATGCAAATTTGGAAACACTTGCAAATTCCACCATCCTCAACCGAGTAATATGATGCTTTCGTTACAGGATTCCTCCGTTTACCCTACTGTCCATTCTCCAACTACACCAGGTCAGCAGTCGTATGCAGGGGGAATTACAAATTGGTCAAGGGCATCATACATCCCTAGTCCCCGCTGGCAGGGCCCTTCAAGTTATGCACCCTTAATTCTTCCTCAGGGAGTAGTTTCGGTGCCTGGGTGGAGTGCATACGGT ggTCAAGTGGGATCAATCTCTACTTCAGACAGTCATCAGCAAGCAATGAGAAATGGTCAAACGTATGGAACTTCTCGCCAAAGTGAGCTAGCAAACGCAGGATCACCTGGAGCATATTCTCAATACCGTTCTGGCACTGTTCCAGTAGGGTTTTATGCATTGCAGAGGGAAAACATATTTCCTGAGAGACCTGGCCAGCCTGAATGCCAATTCTACATGAAGACAGGAGATTGTAAGTTTGGCGCAGTCTGTCGGTTCCACCACCCAAGCGAAAGGCTAATTCCTGCTCCTGACTGTGTCTTGAGTCCCATGGGCCTTCCTTTACGTCCG GGAGAACCTTTGTGTGTCTTCTATTCTCGTTATGGCATATGCAAATTTGGCCCGAGTTGCAAGTTTGACCACCCAATGGGAATTTTCACCTATAATATCTCTGCATCGCCTTCAGCTGATGCCCCGAGCAGGCATCTGCTACGATCTTCATCAGGAACTGCTGCGTTAAATTTATCTTCGGAAGGACTTGGTGAGTCGAGCTCAGCAGCAACGCCCAGGCGGCTTTCATTATCAGAGACAAGACAGATACCTTCTGGTGATGATGACATCGATGATGATGGATGA